One window from the genome of Crassostrea angulata isolate pt1a10 chromosome 2, ASM2561291v2, whole genome shotgun sequence encodes:
- the LOC128171405 gene encoding uncharacterized protein LOC128171405, with the protein MENDWLSEDENDPKYEALREFVLETLGKFSRKIREVGIKLENLEKKLDSGTECAKFEADLDQIHKKIDKEVKPEFENALSFQISQVNSRIDELEMALVNPKKRKMIDNEEFEEEETEAKIATSVEELNENIRKEVAEVFKSIERSYRKEQEKVSKLQLAYIHYWLGLQETISPTKMVDIQNLIKDGVEDRIWSEGWKPDVRGDFTNYLQDKVKKIVKKKRAINERTKLQQELDNLVGNDLQ; encoded by the exons ATGGAGAATGACTGGCTATCCGAAg atGAAAACGATCCAAAGTATGAAGCCTTAAGAGAATTTGTCCTTGAGACTCTCGGGAAGTTCAGTCGTAAAATAAGAGAAGTTGGTATTAAGCTtgaaaaccttgaaaaaaaattggactcAGGAACAGAATGTGCCAAGTTCGAAGCTGATTTGGACCAGATTCATAAGAAAATTGATAAAGAGGTGAAGCCTGAATTTGAAAACGCACTTTCCTTCCAAATTAGTCAAGTGAACTCGAGAATAGACGAGTTAGAAATGGCTCTAGTAAAtcctaaaaagagaaaaatgatagACAATGAAGAATTTGAAGAAGAGGAAACAGAAGCTAAGATCGCGACATCTGTGgaagaattaaatgaaaacataagaAAAGAAGTCGCGGAAGTGTTCAAGAGCATCGAAAGGAGCTACCGCAAAGAACAGGAAAAAGTTTCGAAGTTACAGCTAGCGTACATTCATTACTGGCTGGGATTGCAGGAAACCATTTCTCCAA CAAAAATGGTAGACAtccaaaatttgataaaagatgGTGTGGAGGATCGCATATGGAGCGAGGGATGGAAGCCAGACGTTCGCGGGGATTTCACCAACTATTTACAGgacaaagtaaagaaaatagtCAAGAAGAAAAGAGCAATCAACGAAAGAACAAAGCTCCAGCAAGAGCTAGACAACTTAGTTGGGAATGATTTGCAATAA
- the LOC128171356 gene encoding uncharacterized protein LOC128171356, whose translation MPVRHITLFPNDNASLRNVRGFLKKHVRLTEYSKSELMTFSNSLGFQLFYERGWECWIALIPMHQMHSVALSIQQVRQQALATFLQLRENFKNTLMALALRGEARRTLEKNDINDVRKMFILPDDCYAILDALQASLNQLTQTGLLRPIIFCFRFGEKMTCGLSLSDFNTQFTLRTTIHVAANILSDSEEVDLLWSTAGLQQIIGHRGTLCTCLSFKDCANYQSNLDGRPMDIKTCLRTICRFPHEVQFVQLYADIPHRQPNCRYHPVSGCIVGGMCFPRSTAEAFLRDADHYISTLQSNWTLLRRSTCRIEFVVSQDSVADHINAMDFINLTNLEVLLETVPLLVPFPLHILTCIRHLGLWICKELKELLNEYKKTGNVRATWQSYQLELASEKLLWGKPLCGRSTSYSINLGPGALGPSRSSTDHYGFLSLEVYSTCMQNEYSIPPQEIWTTSEVISKMIKRSVGLHDHLDGSYGVIGRHLVVALLHDLHETGKAASYVLFEDFLREIKSCKTTFKTVGAVTIRSLVKLLTTNRRTNSQMVFPSLYLLLDKSNISVAEVIKAGILELDLKHFPAVTTYDRHGNMTLTWSFNDKFWTVVYDKRSTDITENTLVTISDLVRGELEKRGLIYPSKIKKTPKILPWLTMCLRRLQKENMDMEQLVITMTYISCIALLMQGQYVEYDRLALLTIDLPVDKNKLIALEILSKLQLASFRFRNLQLNRLHFTIPHKLEMLTGAEKKSTKKGETKQSEEVTTNDNKVEELPPKYVDHDNADDDPILFDKDIGHRRTSTCFPISTSLKAPWSAQELEFLHAQRTK comes from the exons ATGCCCGTGAGACATATCACACTGTTTCCAAATGATAATGCAAGTCTACGGAACGTTAGAGGCTTTTTGAAAAAGCACGTCAGATTAACAGAATACAGTAAAAGCGAACTTATGACCTTCTCAAACAGCTTAGGGTTCCAGCTATTTTATGAAAGAGGGTGGGAATGTTGGATAGCTTTAATTCCTATGCACCAGATGCATTCAGTTGCATTATCCATTCAGCAAGTGAGACAACAAGCCCTCGCCACATTTCTTCAGCTgagagagaattttaaaaatacactaaTGGCTCTTGCTTTGCGTGGAGAGGCTAGAAGAACTCTCGAAAAGAATGACATAAATGACGTtcgaaaaatgttcattttacctGACGATTGTTATGCAATACTCGATGCTTTGCAAGCATCTTTAAACCAACTGACCCAAACTGGACTTTTGAGACCAATCATATTTTGCTTCCGCTTTGGTGAAAAAATGACCTGTGGATTATCATTGTCAGATTTTAATACCCAATTTACATTGCGTACAACTATCCATGTTGCTGCAAACATACTGTCAGACTCTGAAGAAGTTGATCTTCTTTGGTCTACTGCGGGATTGCAACAAATCATCGGCCACAGAGGAACACTTTGTACATGCTTATCATTCAAAGACTGTGCCAACTATCAGAGCAATCTAGATGGAAGACCAATGGATATCAAAACTTGTTTGCGGACGATTTGTCGTTTTCCACACGAGGTGCAGTTTGTTCAACTTTACGCTGACATTCCACATCGTCAACCCAATTGTCGATATCATCCAGTGTCGGGTTGCATTGTTGGAGGTATGTGTTTCCCACGATCGACAGCAGAGGCATTCCTACGCGACGCTGATCATTATATATCTACATTGCAAAGCAACTGGACATTACTAAGGAGAAGTACATGTAGGATTGAATTTGTTGTTTCGCAGGATTCAGTTGCTGACCATATAAATGCTatggattttattaatttaaccaATCTAGAAGTACTTTTAGAAACTGTACCTCTGTTGGTGCCTTTTCCTTTGCATATTCTAACATGCATTCGACATTTGGGTTTATGGATTTGCAAGGAACTTAAAGAATTATTGAACGAGtataaaaaaacaggaaatgtgcGTGCCACCTGGCAATCCTATCAGTTGGAACTAGCCTCCGAAAAACTTTTGTGGGGAAAGCCACTTTGTGGAAGGAGTACATCTTACTCTATCAATCTAGGACCAGGAGCTCTTGGTCCCAGTAGAAGTTCAACTGACCACTATGGATTTCTATCTTTAGAAGTGTACTCAACCTGTATGCAAAACGAATATAGCATTCCCCCACAAGAAATATGGACAACATCTGAGGTCATATCTAAGATGATAAAACGGTCAGTGGGATTGCACGATCACTTGGATGGCAGCTATGGAGTCATTGGTCGACATTTGGTTGTTGCCTTACTACATGACCTGCACGAAACTGGCAAGGCTGCCAGTTACGTTCTTTTTGAAGATTTCCTACGAGAGATAAAATCTTGCAAGACAACATTTAAGACAGTCGGTGCTGTAACAATTAGATCGCTGGTCAAACTGTTAACAACAAACAGAAGAACAAATTCCCAAATGGTTTTCCCCAGCTTGTACCTGCTCTTGGATAAAAGTAATATATCAGTGGCAGAAGTCATAAAAGCTGGTATTCTTGAACTTGACCTTAAACATTTTCCAGCTGTTACAACATATGACAGGCATGGGAATATGACACTGACTTGgtcatttaatgataaattctGGACGGTTGTATATGACAAACGTTCTacagatatcacagaaaacacACTTGTCACAATATCAGATTTAGTAAGAGGTGAATTGGAAAAACGGGGGCTAATATACCCAAGTAAGATTAAGAAAACCCCAAAGATTCTTCCTTGGTTAACAATGTGCCTTCGAAGGCTCCAGAAAGAAAATATGGATATGGAACAATTAGTAATAACAATGACGTATATCAGCTGTATTGCACTTTTGATGCAGGGCCAATATGTCGAATATGACAGGTTAGCTTTACTGACGATCGACCTACCGGTAGATAAAAACAAACTGATCGCCTTGGAGATTTTGTCAAAGTTGCAATTGGCCAGCTTTAGATTTCGCAATTTGCAGTTAAATCGCTTGCACTTCACCATCCCACATAAACTTGAAATGTTGACAGGAGCAGAAAAGAAAAGTACGAAGAAGGGAGAGACAAAGCAATCAGAAGAGGTTACTACCAATGACAATAAAGTCGAAGAACTCCCCCCAAAATACGTCGATCATGACAATGCTGACGATGACCCTATTCTATTTGATAAAGACATCGGACATCGAAGAACTTCCACTTGCTTCCCGATTTCTACATCCTTGAAAGCTCCCTGGTCAGCCCAAGAGTTGGAATTCCTGCATGCTCAAAG GACAAAGTAA